From the Ferrigenium kumadai genome, one window contains:
- the tadA gene encoding tRNA adenosine(34) deaminase TadA: MTDEMNDEIFMREALALARQAEAAGEVPVGAVVVKDGEIVGRGFNAPISRSDPSAHAEMMALRDAAKRLGNYRLVGCELYVTLEPCMMCAGAIMHARVARVVYGARDPKTGACGSVLDAFAELRLNHHASVTGGVLAEECGAMLSNFFAMRRAQQKAQ, from the coding sequence ATGACTGATGAGATGAACGACGAGATTTTCATGCGGGAAGCGCTGGCGCTGGCGCGCCAGGCCGAGGCTGCGGGCGAGGTGCCGGTGGGGGCGGTGGTGGTGAAAGACGGCGAGATCGTTGGGCGCGGGTTCAACGCGCCGATCTCGCGCAGCGATCCTTCCGCCCATGCCGAGATGATGGCGCTGAGAGACGCTGCCAAGCGGCTGGGAAACTACCGGCTGGTAGGCTGTGAGCTGTATGTGACGCTGGAGCCGTGCATGATGTGCGCGGGGGCGATCATGCATGCACGCGTGGCGCGCGTGGTGTACGGTGCGCGCGACCCGAAGACCGGGGCTTGCGGCAGCGTGCTGGATGCGTTCGCCGAGTTGCGGTTGAACCATCATGCGTCAGTGACAGGGGGCGTGCTGGCGGAGGAGTGCGGCGCGATGCTCAGCAATTTCTTTGCGATGCGCCGTGCGCAGCAGAAGGCTCAATGA
- a CDS encoding GNAT family N-acetyltransferase: MSNPFTVSLISWHDGEPLLCAVREAVFMREQGVPEELEWDGQDEGCRHALALSLQGEAVGCGRLLPDGHIGRIAVLPEWRNRKVGTAIMEILLAEARARGLPQVAVDAQTQAVPFYHGFGFVERGDVFMDAGLPHIKMGLKL, translated from the coding sequence ATGAGCAATCCTTTTACGGTTAGCCTGATTTCCTGGCACGACGGCGAGCCTTTGCTGTGTGCGGTGCGCGAAGCGGTGTTCATGCGCGAGCAGGGCGTTCCGGAAGAGCTGGAGTGGGACGGCCAGGACGAAGGTTGCCGCCACGCCCTGGCGCTCAGTCTTCAGGGGGAGGCTGTGGGTTGCGGGCGGCTGCTGCCGGACGGACACATCGGGCGCATCGCGGTGCTGCCGGAGTGGCGCAACCGGAAGGTCGGCACGGCGATCATGGAGATATTGCTGGCCGAGGCGCGTGCGCGCGGATTGCCGCAGGTGGCGGTGGATGCGCAGACCCAGGCGGTGCCGTTCTATCACGGTTTCGGTTTCGTCGAGCGGGGTGATGTATTCATGGATGCGGGCTTGCCGCATATCAAGATGGGCTTGAAGCTCTAG
- a CDS encoding peroxiredoxin: MQNTKSPPDVIFSIPADLPIPSDDGACEHLKNMRIPNISLWSTDDQEINLFSLPGWNVIFCYPMTGRPGVSIPEGWVQIPGAAGCTPQACSYRDNHAELKRNGVGVYGISTQTSEAQKEASNRLGLPYPLLSDADHSFSTALKLPLLEVDGLRLIKRLTLILKDGVVKKCFYPVFPPDKNVVEVIAWLSENQA; encoded by the coding sequence ATGCAAAATACTAAATCTCCTCCAGATGTAATATTTTCCATTCCTGCGGATTTGCCAATTCCTTCAGATGATGGTGCGTGTGAGCATTTGAAAAACATGCGGATACCCAACATTTCCCTATGGTCAACCGATGATCAAGAAATCAATCTATTCAGCTTGCCCGGTTGGAACGTAATTTTCTGTTATCCAATGACAGGTCGCCCAGGAGTTTCCATCCCCGAAGGCTGGGTTCAAATTCCCGGTGCTGCTGGGTGTACGCCACAAGCATGTTCGTATCGTGACAATCACGCCGAACTAAAACGTAATGGCGTTGGCGTTTACGGCATAAGCACTCAAACATCAGAAGCACAAAAAGAAGCTTCTAATCGTCTAGGGTTGCCTTATCCGCTTTTGAGCGATGCCGATCATTCTTTTTCCACAGCTTTGAAATTGCCTCTGCTTGAAGTTGACGGTTTAAGACTGATCAAAAGGCTGACGCTCATTCTGAAGGATGGCGTGGTCAAAAAGTGCTTCTACCCTGTATTTCCACCAGATAAGAATGTTGTTGAGGTGATAGCTTGGCTCTCCGAAAACCAAGCCTAA
- a CDS encoding L,D-transpeptidase has product MKIDIHIPAQTLTLFDDEGKVLRRYSVSTALRGVGEENGSYCTPRGKHVVRAKIGAGQPPNAVFIRRRPTGEVYAPELEERYPERDWILTRILWLSGREPGYNRFGSCDTMRRYIYIHGTPDSVPMGVPGSHGCVRMRNTELVELFDLVPAGTEVEIFA; this is encoded by the coding sequence ATGAAGATCGACATCCATATTCCGGCGCAGACCCTGACCCTGTTCGACGATGAGGGCAAGGTGTTGCGCCGTTATTCCGTTTCTACCGCGCTGCGCGGGGTGGGAGAGGAGAACGGAAGTTATTGCACACCGCGCGGCAAACATGTCGTCCGGGCCAAGATCGGCGCGGGGCAGCCGCCGAACGCCGTGTTCATCCGGCGCCGCCCGACCGGCGAGGTCTACGCGCCGGAACTGGAAGAGCGGTATCCTGAACGCGACTGGATACTGACGCGCATCCTGTGGTTGTCGGGTCGGGAGCCGGGCTATAACCGGTTCGGCTCTTGCGATACCATGCGCCGCTACATCTACATCCACGGCACGCCGGATTCGGTGCCTATGGGCGTGCCGGGTTCGCACGGCTGTGTCAGGATGCGCAACACCGAGCTGGTCGAACTGTTCGATCTGGTGCCGGCAGGAACGGAAGTCGAGATCTTCGCTTGA